From a region of the Desulfovibrio sp. genome:
- a CDS encoding tRNA-dihydrouridine synthase family protein, with protein sequence MTKVFQLPTCPSNPETLPIGPQYPWLAPLAGYSDLPFRLLCREYGAAVCVTEMVSAKGLVYESPGTNELLMTLPEDQPLVVQLFGAEAYFLGRAVELLRQAGFGWFDLNMGCSVSKVLRQGAGAAMLGDTENILVVARAMIEAAGRGRVGFKLRLGLDDARPVLPDLALRLEDAGAGWLTLHPRTARQGFGGTAQWEAIASLAQRLSIPLLASGDLFTAADGIACLESTGASGLMYARGAMHNPAIFADHASLLAGRPVEQADAPRLRAMISRHLELARAHCPGKAALWKMRSVVPRYVRTLPGARALRQELCHCSDWEELDRLLDIYLGSHAERNT encoded by the coding sequence GCGACCTGCCGTTCCGGCTGCTGTGCCGCGAATACGGGGCGGCCGTGTGCGTGACCGAAATGGTCAGCGCCAAGGGATTGGTGTACGAAAGCCCCGGAACCAACGAACTGCTCATGACCCTGCCCGAAGATCAGCCGCTGGTGGTGCAGCTCTTTGGCGCAGAGGCGTATTTTCTGGGGCGGGCGGTGGAACTGCTGCGGCAGGCGGGCTTTGGCTGGTTTGACCTGAACATGGGCTGCTCGGTTTCAAAGGTGCTGCGGCAGGGCGCGGGCGCTGCCATGCTGGGTGATACGGAAAATATTCTTGTGGTGGCACGCGCAATGATTGAAGCTGCGGGCCGTGGCCGCGTGGGCTTCAAACTGCGCCTCGGGCTAGACGATGCACGCCCCGTGCTGCCCGACCTTGCCCTGCGGCTTGAAGACGCGGGCGCTGGCTGGCTTACCCTGCACCCGCGCACTGCCCGTCAGGGTTTTGGCGGCACCGCGCAGTGGGAGGCCATTGCCAGCCTTGCCCAGCGGCTCAGCATCCCCCTGCTGGCCAGCGGCGACCTTTTTACCGCCGCCGACGGCATTGCCTGCCTTGAAAGCACCGGCGCCAGCGGACTAATGTACGCACGCGGAGCCATGCACAATCCCGCCATATTTGCCGACCACGCCAGCCTGCTTGCTGGCAGACCCGTGGAGCAAGCCGACGCGCCACGGCTCCGGGCCATGATTTCGCGCCATCTGGAGCTTGCGCGCGCCCACTGCCCCGGCAAGGCGGCCCTGTGGAAGATGCGCTCGGTGGTTCCGCGCTACGTGCGCACCCTGCCCGGGGCACGGGCCTTGCGTCAGGAGCTTTGCCACTGTAGTGATTGGGAAGAGCTCGATAGGCTGCTTGATATTTATCTGGGCAGCCACGCAGAACGGAATACTTAG
- the ispH gene encoding 4-hydroxy-3-methylbut-2-enyl diphosphate reductase: MDVYRAKTAGFCMGVSLALQKLNTALERKGTDRAPARICTLGPIIHNPQVLADYESRGVVCVKEAAQLHPGDVAVIRAHGITREVEEQVKQSGAEIVDATCPKVKKAQLSIGRATAEGATLLLFGEADHPEVRGLVSYACGPAHVFGSAAELASLHLAENGPYVLASQTTQDRQIFQEIVAELRQRIANLVVLSTICDATRERQEEARNIASCVDVMVIIGGRQSGNTRRLADVAALNGIDTFLVERVEELAAENFLQKNRAGLTAGASTPKSLIDAAHLWLQSL; this comes from the coding sequence ATGGACGTTTACCGCGCCAAAACGGCGGGCTTTTGCATGGGCGTGAGCCTTGCCCTGCAAAAACTGAATACGGCTCTCGAACGCAAGGGCACGGACCGCGCACCTGCCCGCATCTGCACTCTTGGCCCCATCATCCATAACCCGCAGGTGCTGGCCGACTACGAATCGCGCGGCGTTGTCTGCGTCAAGGAGGCAGCGCAGCTGCACCCCGGTGACGTGGCGGTTATCCGCGCCCACGGCATCACCCGCGAGGTTGAGGAGCAGGTCAAGCAGAGTGGTGCGGAGATTGTGGACGCCACCTGCCCCAAGGTCAAAAAGGCCCAGCTTTCCATTGGCCGGGCCACGGCAGAGGGCGCGACCCTGCTGCTTTTTGGCGAGGCAGACCACCCAGAGGTGCGCGGCCTTGTTTCCTACGCATGTGGGCCAGCCCATGTTTTTGGCAGCGCCGCCGAGCTGGCCTCGCTGCACCTGGCGGAAAACGGCCCCTATGTGCTGGCCTCGCAAACCACTCAGGATCGTCAGATTTTTCAGGAAATTGTTGCAGAGCTGCGCCAGCGCATAGCCAACCTGGTGGTGCTTTCCACCATTTGCGACGCCACCCGTGAGCGGCAGGAGGAGGCGCGCAACATTGCCTCTTGTGTGGATGTCATGGTAATCATAGGCGGAAGACAAAGCGGCAACACCCGCAGGCTGGCCGATGTGGCGGCCCTGAACGGTATTGACACCTTCCTTGTGGAACGCGTTGAAGAGCTGGCCGCAGAAAATTTTTTGCAAAAAAACCGTGCAGGTCTAACGGCTGGCGCATCTACGCCGAAAAGTCTCATTGACGCGGCTCATTTGTGGTTGCAGTCGCTTTAA
- a CDS encoding chemotaxis protein, which translates to MAQTNILLEAGTNELEVVEFYLEEFTPPSDDAPQLDENGEVIPAKPYRGYYGVNVAKVLEIIRMPKVTALPEVQHPSVLGAFNLRSRIIPLVDLAMWLGKTHPGNEEQPKTIVTEFNNVTTAFMVSGVNRIHRISWEQVEPPNKYVAAVSNNTVIGVVKLEDRIIFLLDLEKVVANLNPKLGLRLDDLGEDWTNEGYRALVADDSALIREMQRDLLEKAGFTVEVVSNGRAAWERLLDFKKSAEENNRPITDFVHVVVSDIEMPVMDGLNLTLRIKEDPLLKKLPVLLFSSLITEKLRHKGVSVGADDQISKPEVTQLAHRAMALIKAREQG; encoded by the coding sequence ATGGCCCAGACCAATATTTTGCTGGAAGCCGGCACCAACGAACTGGAAGTGGTGGAATTCTATCTTGAAGAATTCACCCCTCCCTCTGACGACGCGCCGCAGCTGGACGAAAACGGCGAGGTCATTCCGGCCAAACCCTACCGTGGTTACTACGGCGTCAACGTAGCCAAGGTGCTTGAAATAATTCGCATGCCCAAGGTTACAGCCCTGCCGGAAGTACAGCACCCCAGCGTGCTGGGCGCGTTCAACCTGCGCTCGCGCATCATTCCGCTGGTGGATCTGGCCATGTGGCTGGGCAAAACCCACCCCGGCAACGAAGAGCAGCCCAAAACCATTGTGACGGAGTTCAACAACGTCACTACCGCCTTCATGGTTTCAGGCGTCAACCGCATTCACCGCATCAGCTGGGAACAGGTGGAGCCGCCGAACAAGTACGTGGCCGCTGTTTCCAACAATACGGTCATCGGCGTGGTCAAACTTGAAGACCGCATCATTTTTCTGCTCGACCTTGAAAAGGTTGTCGCCAACCTCAACCCCAAACTGGGGCTCAGGCTCGACGATCTTGGTGAAGACTGGACCAACGAAGGCTACCGCGCACTGGTGGCAGACGACTCGGCCCTTATCCGCGAGATGCAGCGCGACCTGCTTGAAAAGGCCGGTTTTACCGTTGAAGTTGTTTCCAACGGCCGTGCGGCCTGGGAACGCCTGCTGGACTTCAAGAAGAGCGCCGAAGAAAACAACCGGCCCATCACCGATTTTGTGCACGTAGTTGTTTCAGACATCGAAATGCCGGTCATGGACGGGCTCAATCTCACCCTGCGCATCAAGGAAGATCCCCTGCTCAAAAAATTGCCCGTGCTGCTCTTTTCTTCGCTTATTACCGAAAAGCTGCGCCACAAGGGCGTCAGCGTGGGCGCAGACGACCAGATTTCAAAACCCGAGGTTACCCAGCTGGCCCACCGGGCCATGGCCCTCATCAAGGCGAGAGAACAGGGCTAG
- the selB gene encoding selenocysteine-specific translation elongation factor, which yields MAVVLGTAGHIDHGKTSLVRALTGIDCDRLQEEKRRGITIELGFAWVDLPGGERLGIVDVPGHERFVKNMVAGAAGVDMVMLVIAADEGIMPQTREHLEICSLLGIRTGLVALTKIDMVDADWLEMVQEEVRGFLEGTFLDGAPIFPVSATTGAGIAELRNHLASAAASLPAQRRSDIFRLPVDRVFSMKGHGTVVTGTVISGTCNLGDELRFMPADLPTRARGLQRHGAAADSVQPGQRCAVNVQGLDVDEIERGYVLARPGELFPSSRWLVRLTCLSSSPRAMRQRVEIHFHHGTRECAARVVFRDRDKLAPGETALAELRFKEPMVGVFGDHCVLRAYSPLRTVAGGLLVSPLPPELRAKDPELADKLNLLQSLPELRDAAETPGSGKAEAKAREEARAQLLRNALTLRGAEGADDARLRALTGMARPAVETALQLLSTRGEALCWDKEGRAWIAKTPFEKLMAACLERGAELHRREPLKPGFTRGALCTGWNRNIPPKLVQKVLDQAIKQGQLVTEGEGLRLQSHTVSLAADQAGLRQKLLDAHATAGLTPPNAKDVLEELGVTPKEAAPVLRLLCETGDLVKIKDGLYYHGPALADILERVRGWFASHDNLDVGGLKELLGLSRKYLIALLEYMDNERITVRVGDQRRFRGR from the coding sequence ATGGCAGTAGTGCTAGGCACGGCAGGACACATCGATCACGGCAAAACATCGCTTGTACGGGCGCTTACAGGTATCGACTGCGACCGGCTGCAAGAAGAAAAACGCCGGGGCATCACTATTGAACTTGGCTTTGCCTGGGTGGACCTGCCCGGCGGGGAACGCCTTGGCATTGTGGACGTGCCGGGACACGAACGCTTTGTCAAAAACATGGTGGCCGGGGCTGCGGGCGTTGATATGGTCATGCTGGTCATTGCAGCCGATGAAGGCATCATGCCCCAGACCAGAGAGCACCTTGAAATATGCTCGCTGCTGGGCATTCGCACCGGCCTTGTGGCTCTCACCAAGATCGACATGGTGGACGCTGACTGGCTTGAAATGGTGCAGGAAGAAGTACGCGGTTTTCTGGAAGGCACGTTTCTTGACGGCGCACCCATTTTCCCCGTCTCCGCCACCACGGGTGCGGGTATAGCCGAACTACGCAACCACCTTGCCAGCGCGGCGGCCAGCCTGCCAGCCCAGCGGCGCAGCGATATTTTTCGCCTGCCCGTGGACCGCGTGTTCAGCATGAAGGGCCACGGCACGGTGGTGACCGGCACGGTCATTTCGGGCACCTGCAATCTGGGCGACGAGCTGCGTTTCATGCCCGCCGATCTGCCCACCCGCGCCCGCGGTCTGCAACGCCATGGCGCGGCTGCCGATTCCGTACAGCCGGGGCAGCGCTGCGCGGTCAACGTACAGGGCCTGGATGTGGACGAAATCGAGCGCGGCTACGTTCTGGCCCGCCCGGGCGAGCTCTTTCCCTCAAGCCGCTGGCTGGTTCGGCTTACCTGTCTTTCATCCTCCCCCCGGGCCATGCGCCAGCGGGTTGAGATTCATTTTCACCATGGCACACGCGAGTGCGCCGCCCGCGTGGTCTTTCGCGACAGGGACAAGCTGGCCCCCGGCGAAACCGCACTGGCAGAGCTGCGCTTCAAGGAACCCATGGTGGGCGTGTTTGGCGACCATTGCGTGCTGCGGGCCTATTCGCCCCTGCGCACGGTCGCGGGGGGGCTGCTGGTCAGTCCGCTGCCGCCCGAGCTGCGCGCCAAAGATCCGGAACTGGCCGACAAGCTTAACCTTCTGCAGTCTCTGCCCGAGCTGCGCGACGCAGCGGAAACCCCGGGCAGTGGCAAGGCCGAGGCCAAGGCGCGCGAAGAAGCCCGCGCCCAGCTGCTGCGCAATGCGCTGACCCTGCGTGGAGCAGAAGGCGCGGACGATGCGCGACTGCGCGCCCTTACGGGCATGGCCCGTCCGGCTGTGGAGACCGCCCTGCAACTGCTCTCCACCCGTGGCGAGGCACTGTGCTGGGACAAGGAAGGCCGCGCCTGGATTGCCAAAACTCCCTTTGAAAAACTTATGGCCGCCTGCCTTGAACGCGGGGCCGAACTGCACCGGCGCGAACCGCTCAAGCCCGGCTTTACCCGTGGCGCGCTGTGCACGGGCTGGAACCGCAACATCCCGCCCAAGCTGGTGCAAAAGGTGCTTGATCAGGCCATAAAGCAGGGGCAGCTGGTAACGGAGGGCGAAGGGCTGCGCCTGCAGTCGCACACCGTAAGCCTTGCCGCCGATCAGGCCGGGTTGCGCCAGAAACTGCTGGACGCCCACGCCACAGCCGGTCTTACCCCGCCCAATGCCAAGGACGTGCTGGAAGAGCTGGGCGTAACCCCCAAGGAAGCCGCGCCGGTACTGCGCCTGCTGTGCGAAACCGGCGATCTGGTCAAGATCAAGGACGGCCTGTACTATCACGGCCCCGCCCTTGCCGACATTCTCGAGCGTGTGCGCGGCTGGTTTGCCAGCCACGACAACCTTGATGTGGGCGGTCTCAAGGAGCTGCTGGGACTTTCACGCAAATACCTCATTGCCTTGCTTGAATACATGGACAACGAGCGTATAACAGTTCGCGTGGGCGATCAGCGCCGTTTTCGTGGCCGCTGA
- a CDS encoding FAD-dependent oxidoreductase produces MSEKILVVGGVALGPKAACRCKRLMPDAEVMLVDENVFISYGGCGIPYYVSGEIQNLDDLRSTPYHTVRDPDFFRDMKGITVRTQTRAMAIDRTAKTLLVKDVVTGKEEKLPYDKLVLATGASPRVPPIEGKDLKNVLSLTRLEAAGAIRSACQEGKVSEAVIVGGGFIGLEAAVALADMWGVKVSVVEMMDQILPGVLSQPLSRMAANDCQTHNVDVYTSEKVLRLEGENGTVTKVVTDKREIAAQLVIFAAGFIPNGQLAKEAGLEVAPFGAVVVDEHMRTTDPSIYAGGDCVAIKNIITGKIGYLPLGSMANRQGRIIGTNLAGGNASFPGFVGSWAVKLFGLSFCGVGLTVDRARKEGFDAMSVSVEQLDHAHFFPEKSMMSLELVVDKATSRVLGLQGACADPDSLKARIDAVAAALQYSKPTVEDISNLEIAYAPPFASAMDVVNVVANVADNALAGRFTPVTADQFMDLWQKRSENHVFFIDSRPAAASKAVQEKHPDWHAIPLEEIAARISEVPKDRPVAVICNTGLRAYDSLLVLARNGVTDVVNSTGGMQAVIKMGLSV; encoded by the coding sequence ATGTCTGAAAAAATTCTGGTAGTCGGTGGTGTTGCACTGGGGCCCAAGGCGGCATGCCGCTGCAAGCGCCTCATGCCCGATGCGGAAGTGATGCTTGTGGACGAAAACGTCTTCATTTCCTACGGCGGTTGCGGCATCCCCTACTATGTGTCCGGTGAAATCCAGAACCTTGATGACCTGCGCTCCACTCCATACCACACCGTGCGCGACCCCGACTTTTTCCGCGACATGAAGGGCATCACCGTTCGCACCCAGACCCGGGCCATGGCCATCGACAGGACGGCCAAAACCCTGCTGGTCAAGGACGTTGTTACCGGCAAGGAAGAAAAACTGCCCTACGACAAGCTTGTACTGGCTACCGGTGCAAGCCCGCGCGTGCCTCCCATTGAAGGCAAGGACCTGAAAAACGTGCTCTCCCTCACCCGCCTTGAAGCGGCGGGAGCCATCCGCTCTGCCTGCCAGGAAGGCAAGGTGAGCGAGGCTGTCATTGTGGGCGGCGGCTTTATCGGTCTTGAGGCTGCTGTGGCCCTCGCCGACATGTGGGGCGTGAAGGTCAGCGTTGTGGAAATGATGGACCAGATTCTGCCCGGTGTGCTTTCGCAGCCCCTTTCGCGCATGGCTGCCAACGACTGCCAGACCCACAATGTAGACGTTTACACCTCTGAAAAAGTGCTGCGCCTCGAGGGCGAAAACGGCACTGTCACCAAGGTGGTGACCGACAAGCGCGAAATCGCCGCCCAGCTGGTGATCTTTGCCGCAGGCTTTATCCCCAACGGCCAGCTGGCAAAGGAAGCCGGACTGGAAGTGGCCCCCTTTGGCGCTGTGGTTGTGGACGAACATATGCGCACCACCGATCCCTCCATCTACGCGGGCGGTGACTGCGTAGCCATCAAGAATATCATTACCGGCAAGATCGGCTACCTGCCTCTTGGCAGCATGGCCAACCGTCAGGGCCGCATAATCGGCACCAATCTGGCTGGCGGCAATGCCAGCTTCCCCGGTTTTGTGGGTTCGTGGGCGGTCAAGCTCTTTGGCCTCTCATTCTGCGGTGTGGGCCTTACGGTCGACCGCGCCCGCAAGGAAGGCTTTGACGCCATGAGCGTCAGCGTGGAACAGCTCGACCACGCCCACTTCTTCCCCGAAAAATCCATGATGAGCCTTGAACTGGTGGTGGATAAAGCCACCAGCCGCGTGCTGGGTCTGCAGGGTGCCTGCGCCGACCCCGATTCGCTCAAGGCCCGCATTGATGCGGTGGCCGCAGCCCTGCAGTACTCCAAACCCACGGTCGAGGACATCTCGAACCTCGAAATCGCTTACGCCCCGCCCTTTGCCTCGGCCATGGACGTGGTCAACGTGGTTGCCAACGTGGCCGACAACGCTCTGGCAGGTCGCTTTACCCCTGTGACCGCCGACCAGTTCATGGACCTGTGGCAGAAGCGTAGCGAAAACCATGTGTTCTTTATTGATTCGCGCCCTGCGGCTGCAAGCAAGGCCGTGCAGGAAAAGCACCCCGACTGGCACGCCATTCCCCTGGAAGAAATCGCGGCCAGAATCAGCGAAGTGCCCAAAGACCGCCCCGTGGCCGTCATCTGCAACACAGGCCTGCGGGCCTATGACAGCCTGCTGGTGCTCGCCCGCAATGGCGTCACCGACGTGGTCAACTCCACCGGCGGCATGCAGGCCGTCATCAAGATGGGGCTTTCCGTCTAG
- the nifJ gene encoding pyruvate:ferredoxin (flavodoxin) oxidoreductase, with translation MAHMKTMDGNNATAHIAYALSETAAIYPITPSSVMGEVMDQMAAKGAKNLLGQIVNVREMQSEAGAAGAVHGMLAAGALTSTYTASQGLLLMIPNMYKIAGELLPGVFHVSARALASHALSIFGDHQDVMAARQTGFCFLASSSVQECMDLALVAHLSAIDASLPFCHFFDGFRTSHEVQKIETIDYEDIRPLVNWEKVAEFRATAMNPEHPHIRGTAQNPDIYFQNREASNLYYDAVPGIVLENMKKVESITGRRYRLFDYVGHPEADRVIVSMGSSCEVIEETVKYLNAQGQRVGLVKVHLFRPFSTEHLLRALPASVNCITVLDRTKESGALGEPLYQDVCTAFLEKGEAPTLVGGRYGLGSKDFTPGMAKAVYDNMMALQPKNHFTVGINDDVTNLSLDVEEEIDTVPAGTVQCKFFGLGADGTVGANKQAIKIIGDNTDLYAQAYFAYDSKKSGGFTVSHLRFGKEQITSSYLITKADYVACHKAAYVTQYDILEGIKEGGTFVLNSNWSLADMEKHLPASMKRVIARKKLKFYNVDAVKVAQEVGLGGRINMIMQTAFFKLANVLDFEKAVGLLKESIKKTYGSKGDKIVNMNIAAVDKGMDALEEVKYPASWATATEGAVACHCDDDEYISAVVRPILAQQGDKLPVSAMDPAGFMPLGTAACEKRGCAIDVPEWQVENCIQCCQCSFVCPHAAIRPVLATEEELAGAPASFVTKDAIGKELKGMKFRIQVYTEDCLGCGSCAEVCPAKVKALVMKPLDTQMPTQKENLAFAEANITLKDELMARDTVKGSQLQQPLHEFSGACAGCGETPYVKVLTQMFGERMIVANATGCSSIWGASSPTTPYCTNKDGFGPAWGNSLFEDAAEYGCGMGIAYEQRRGLLAMKIQEALKEEAASPELKAALQGWLDNKEDAEGSRKYGEMIMANLEGFDSPLAHELWHMDDLFTKKSVWIFGGDGWGYDIGYGGLDHVLASGDDINVLLMDTEVYSNTGGQSSKATPLGAVAQFAAAGKRTGKKDLGRMAMTYGYVYVASVSMGADKQQVLKAFREAEAYKGPSLIIAYAPCINQGLRKGMGKSQEEAKMAVLSGYWPLYRYNPELAKEKKNPFQLDCKAPSVDIQEFLGGETRFASLEKMAPEVSKKLRTELAEAYAERFAMLKQLAELPYPDASKSE, from the coding sequence ATGGCTCATATGAAAACTATGGACGGCAACAACGCCACCGCGCATATTGCCTACGCCCTGTCGGAAACGGCAGCCATTTACCCCATTACCCCCTCGTCCGTCATGGGCGAAGTCATGGACCAGATGGCCGCCAAAGGTGCCAAAAACCTGCTCGGCCAGATCGTAAACGTGCGTGAAATGCAGTCCGAAGCCGGTGCCGCTGGCGCTGTGCACGGCATGCTTGCCGCCGGTGCTCTTACCTCCACCTACACGGCTTCGCAGGGCCTGCTGCTCATGATCCCCAACATGTACAAAATCGCCGGCGAACTTCTGCCCGGCGTTTTTCATGTTTCGGCCCGCGCCCTGGCCTCCCACGCGCTGTCCATCTTTGGTGACCATCAGGACGTGATGGCCGCCCGCCAGACCGGCTTCTGCTTCCTCGCGTCCTCCTCCGTGCAGGAATGCATGGACCTGGCCCTGGTGGCCCACCTTTCGGCCATCGACGCCAGCCTGCCCTTCTGTCACTTCTTCGACGGTTTCCGCACCTCGCACGAAGTGCAGAAGATCGAAACCATTGATTACGAAGATATCCGCCCCCTGGTGAACTGGGAAAAGGTGGCCGAATTCCGCGCCACCGCCATGAATCCTGAACATCCGCACATTCGCGGCACCGCCCAGAACCCCGACATTTACTTCCAGAACCGCGAAGCTTCCAACCTCTATTACGACGCCGTGCCCGGCATCGTGCTGGAGAACATGAAGAAGGTCGAGTCCATCACCGGCCGCAGGTACCGCCTGTTCGATTACGTTGGTCACCCCGAAGCCGACCGCGTTATCGTCTCCATGGGTTCTTCCTGTGAAGTTATCGAAGAAACGGTGAAGTACCTCAACGCCCAGGGCCAGCGCGTGGGCCTCGTGAAGGTGCATCTGTTCCGCCCCTTCTCCACCGAGCATCTGCTGCGCGCCCTGCCCGCCAGCGTCAACTGCATCACCGTGCTTGACCGCACCAAGGAAAGCGGCGCTCTTGGCGAACCCCTGTACCAGGACGTCTGCACCGCCTTCCTCGAAAAGGGCGAAGCGCCCACCCTGGTGGGCGGCCGCTACGGTCTGGGCTCCAAGGACTTCACCCCCGGCATGGCCAAGGCCGTGTACGACAACATGATGGCCCTTCAGCCCAAGAACCACTTCACCGTGGGCATCAACGACGACGTCACCAACCTGTCGCTCGACGTGGAAGAAGAAATTGACACCGTGCCCGCCGGCACCGTGCAGTGCAAGTTCTTCGGCCTCGGCGCTGACGGCACCGTGGGCGCCAACAAGCAGGCCATCAAGATCATCGGCGACAACACCGATCTCTACGCCCAGGCCTACTTTGCCTATGACTCCAAGAAGTCTGGCGGCTTCACCGTGTCGCACCTGCGCTTCGGCAAGGAACAGATCACCTCTTCCTACCTGATCACCAAGGCCGACTACGTCGCCTGTCACAAGGCTGCCTACGTGACCCAGTACGACATTCTTGAAGGCATCAAGGAAGGCGGCACCTTCGTGCTGAACTCCAACTGGTCGCTCGCCGACATGGAAAAGCACCTGCCCGCCTCCATGAAGCGCGTTATCGCCCGCAAAAAGCTGAAGTTCTACAACGTGGACGCCGTCAAGGTCGCCCAGGAAGTGGGCCTCGGTGGCCGCATCAACATGATCATGCAGACCGCCTTCTTCAAGCTTGCCAACGTGCTTGACTTTGAAAAGGCCGTGGGCCTGCTCAAGGAATCCATCAAGAAGACCTACGGCAGCAAGGGCGACAAGATCGTCAACATGAACATTGCCGCCGTGGACAAGGGCATGGACGCTCTGGAAGAAGTGAAATACCCCGCTTCCTGGGCCACTGCCACCGAAGGCGCCGTTGCCTGCCACTGCGATGATGACGAATACATCAGCGCTGTTGTGCGCCCCATTCTGGCCCAGCAGGGCGACAAGCTGCCCGTGTCCGCCATGGATCCGGCTGGCTTCATGCCCCTCGGCACCGCCGCCTGCGAAAAGCGCGGCTGCGCCATCGACGTGCCCGAATGGCAGGTTGAAAACTGCATCCAGTGCTGCCAGTGCTCTTTTGTGTGCCCCCACGCCGCCATCCGCCCGGTGCTTGCCACCGAGGAAGAACTGGCTGGCGCGCCCGCTTCCTTTGTGACCAAGGACGCCATCGGCAAAGAACTCAAGGGCATGAAGTTCCGCATTCAGGTGTACACCGAAGACTGCCTGGGCTGCGGCTCGTGCGCCGAAGTGTGCCCCGCCAAGGTCAAGGCTCTCGTCATGAAGCCCCTTGACACGCAGATGCCCACCCAGAAGGAAAATCTGGCATTCGCCGAAGCCAACATCACGCTCAAGGACGAGCTCATGGCTCGCGACACCGTCAAGGGTTCGCAGCTGCAGCAGCCCCTGCACGAGTTCTCCGGCGCCTGCGCCGGTTGCGGCGAAACGCCTTACGTCAAGGTGCTCACCCAGATGTTCGGCGAACGCATGATCGTGGCCAACGCCACCGGCTGCTCGTCCATCTGGGGCGCTTCTTCGCCCACCACGCCTTACTGCACCAACAAGGACGGCTTTGGTCCTGCCTGGGGCAACTCGCTGTTTGAAGACGCCGCCGAATACGGCTGCGGCATGGGCATTGCCTACGAACAGCGCCGTGGCCTGCTGGCCATGAAAATTCAGGAAGCCCTCAAGGAAGAAGCCGCTTCTCCCGAACTGAAGGCCGCCCTCCAGGGCTGGCTGGACAACAAGGAAGACGCCGAAGGCTCCCGCAAGTACGGCGAAATGATCATGGCCAACCTGGAAGGCTTTGACAGCCCCCTGGCCCATGAACTGTGGCACATGGACGACCTCTTCACCAAAAAGAGCGTGTGGATCTTCGGCGGCGACGGCTGGGGCTACGACATCGGTTACGGCGGCCTCGACCACGTCCTCGCCAGCGGCGACGACATCAATGTGCTGCTGATGGATACCGAAGTGTACTCCAACACCGGTGGTCAGTCCTCCAAGGCTACCCCGCTTGGCGCCGTGGCCCAGTTTGCCGCCGCTGGCAAGCGCACCGGCAAGAAAGACCTTGGCCGCATGGCCATGACCTACGGCTACGTGTACGTTGCCTCCGTGTCCATGGGCGCGGACAAGCAGCAGGTGCTCAAGGCCTTCCGCGAAGCCGAAGCCTACAAGGGACCTTCGCTCATCATCGCTTACGCTCCCTGCATCAACCAGGGCCTGCGCAAGGGCATGGGCAAGAGCCAGGAAGAAGCCAAGATGGCAGTGCTTTCCGGTTACTGGCCCCTGTACCGATACAACCCCGAACTGGCCAAGGAAAAGAAAAATCCCTTCCAGCTCGACTGCAAGGCTCCTTCCGTGGACATTCAGGAATTCCTGGGCGGCGAAACCCGTTTCGCCTCGCTGGAAAAGATGGCTCCCGAAGTCTCCAAGAAGCTGCGTACGGAACTGGCCGAAGCCTATGCCGAACGCTTCGCCATGCTCAAGCAGCTGGCTGAACTGCCCTACCCCGACGCCAGCAAGTCTGAATAG